From the Longibacter salinarum genome, one window contains:
- a CDS encoding aldo/keto reductase, which produces MQTRSFGSTGLTVTSIGLGLAALGRPGYINLGHGDDLEGRREVEALEQHTHDMLDAAWDLGIRYFDAARSYGKAESFLGSWLRLRGRAGEDATVGSKWGYTYTADWQVDADVHEVKDHSLSVLQRQWPESRERLGEHLDLYQIHSATLSTGVLEDDQVMGELARLKHNEGIAIGLSLSGPNQADTLERALEVKVDGEQLFDAVQATWNLLEPSAETMLQAASDAGLGVIVKEVLANGRLTPRNDREIFSDRFSLLKREASRLDTTVDALAMAAVIAQPWVDVALSGAATTSQLRSNVAALDVHWDDTASNALAVLAEEPSQYWDTRGNLPWN; this is translated from the coding sequence ATGCAAACCCGATCGTTCGGCTCAACCGGCCTCACCGTCACCTCGATTGGCCTGGGCCTTGCCGCGCTGGGACGACCTGGCTACATCAACCTCGGTCATGGCGATGACCTTGAGGGGCGCCGCGAGGTCGAGGCGCTCGAGCAGCACACGCACGATATGCTCGATGCGGCGTGGGATCTTGGGATTCGCTACTTCGACGCGGCTCGCTCCTACGGAAAAGCGGAATCGTTCCTCGGGTCCTGGTTGCGGTTGCGAGGACGTGCCGGGGAGGACGCTACCGTGGGGTCGAAATGGGGCTACACGTACACGGCCGACTGGCAGGTCGATGCCGACGTGCATGAGGTGAAGGATCACTCGCTAAGCGTGCTACAGCGCCAGTGGCCCGAGAGTCGGGAACGGCTGGGCGAACACCTCGATCTCTACCAGATTCACTCGGCAACGCTCTCGACCGGCGTGCTCGAGGACGACCAAGTGATGGGAGAACTCGCCCGCCTGAAGCACAACGAGGGCATTGCGATCGGGTTATCGCTCAGTGGCCCGAACCAGGCCGACACGCTCGAGCGGGCGCTGGAGGTGAAGGTCGACGGGGAGCAACTGTTCGATGCAGTGCAGGCGACCTGGAATCTGCTGGAGCCGTCGGCCGAAACGATGCTCCAGGCCGCGAGCGATGCTGGCCTCGGCGTCATCGTCAAAGAAGTGCTTGCAAACGGTCGATTGACACCACGAAACGATCGGGAAATATTTTCGGATCGATTTTCGCTGTTAAAGAGAGAAGCCAGCCGCCTGGATACGACGGTCGATGCACTGGCTATGGCCGCTGTTATCGCGCAGCCGTGGGTCGACGTCGCCCTGAGCGGAGCCGCGACGACCTCCCAACTTCGCTCGAATGTGGCGGCGCTGGACGTGCATTGGGATGACACGGCTTCAAACGCTCTGGCTGTTCTCGCTGAGGAGCCGTCCCAGTACTGGGACACACGCGGAAATCTACCCTGGAATTGA
- a CDS encoding DivIVA domain-containing protein, which yields MDLTPSDVRNHSFSRALRGFDAEEVKSYLQTVADELDTLSGERNEMKSRIEKLESKVERYGAVARVLDETIDDTNRSTEELVRDVKAKLDAAKEDAEEVARNAEEQARAIRRKTAQLHERIRQEADEVTEQRRDLARRQQKLMQITAQLTELAGGQIDAEASSSDGAANTSTTPPTLYSGGRPQEEAGQKEKKEKTKQEWIDSLFPNRLGAGDAPQPEREPAQSTSEPTSQESEEPAEGQKSSGSSHFEAIKQDVKSQGGQKQARPSASDDDEDGPSTNELERIWDIFDQTQ from the coding sequence ATGGACCTGACCCCATCTGACGTACGAAATCATTCGTTCTCCCGAGCCCTTCGGGGATTTGATGCTGAGGAGGTCAAATCGTATCTCCAGACCGTCGCCGACGAACTCGACACGCTGTCCGGTGAACGGAACGAGATGAAGTCTCGAATCGAGAAGCTCGAGAGCAAGGTCGAGCGGTATGGAGCCGTGGCTCGCGTGCTGGACGAAACGATTGACGACACGAACCGCTCGACGGAGGAACTCGTCCGCGATGTGAAGGCGAAGCTGGATGCGGCGAAGGAGGACGCAGAGGAGGTGGCGCGGAATGCGGAGGAGCAGGCGCGCGCGATCCGTCGCAAGACGGCGCAGCTCCACGAACGGATTCGGCAGGAGGCCGACGAGGTCACCGAGCAGCGCCGCGACCTGGCCCGCCGACAGCAGAAGCTGATGCAGATTACGGCCCAGCTCACAGAGCTGGCTGGTGGGCAGATCGACGCGGAGGCATCCTCTAGCGACGGGGCGGCGAACACCTCCACGACGCCGCCGACGCTCTACTCGGGTGGCCGCCCGCAGGAGGAGGCGGGGCAGAAGGAGAAGAAAGAGAAGACGAAGCAGGAGTGGATCGACTCGCTCTTCCCGAACCGCCTCGGTGCGGGGGACGCACCACAGCCAGAGCGGGAGCCGGCACAATCCACGTCAGAACCCACGTCACAGGAATCGGAGGAGCCGGCAGAGGGGCAGAAATCATCGGGCTCGTCTCACTTCGAGGCAATCAAGCAGGATGTGAAAAGCCAGGGGGGACAGAAGCAGGCGCGCCCGTCAGCCTCGGACGATGATGAGGATGGGCCGTCGACGAATGAACTGGAGCGCATCTGGGATATTTTTGACCAGACGCAATAG